In Janibacter cremeus, a genomic segment contains:
- the hrcA gene encoding heat-inducible transcriptional repressor HrcA: MSDERRMAVLSAIVEDYVQTSEPVGSRALLDRHRLNVSAATVRNDMAALEDEGLIVAPHTSAGRIPTDAGYRLFVDRLQAIRPMSRGERAAITDYLEGADELDAVLDRTVRLLSTLTRQVAVVQYPSLTRSIVKHIELVPMSDTRLMVVVIMGTGRVEQRVVPTGVDYTDGPGLEALARARSRVNAATRDRRLTEALHALGTLHAEDTGTEDALTAGVLDALDDALADERETKVALAGTANLARSPSDFPMTLEPVLDALEQHVVLLKLLGVEADQDEAGVSVRIGSENPVSGLHTTSLVTSGYGSGDEQVGTVGVLGPTRMDYPATMAQVRAVATYLSRIMDA, from the coding sequence ATGAGTGATGAGCGACGGATGGCGGTGCTCAGCGCCATCGTGGAGGACTACGTGCAGACCTCGGAGCCCGTGGGCTCGCGGGCCCTGCTGGACCGGCACCGGCTCAACGTCTCGGCCGCGACCGTGCGCAACGACATGGCCGCGCTCGAGGACGAGGGCCTCATCGTCGCCCCGCACACGTCCGCCGGCCGGATCCCCACGGACGCCGGGTACCGCCTCTTCGTCGATCGGCTGCAGGCCATTCGGCCGATGTCGCGGGGCGAGCGGGCAGCCATCACCGACTACCTCGAGGGCGCCGACGAGCTCGACGCCGTCCTGGACCGCACCGTGCGGTTGCTCTCGACGCTGACCCGCCAGGTCGCCGTCGTGCAGTACCCGTCGCTGACCCGGAGCATCGTCAAGCACATCGAGCTGGTGCCGATGAGCGACACCCGGCTCATGGTGGTCGTGATCATGGGGACCGGCCGGGTCGAGCAGCGGGTCGTGCCCACGGGTGTCGACTACACCGACGGGCCCGGCCTCGAGGCACTGGCGCGGGCCCGTTCCCGGGTGAACGCCGCGACCCGTGACCGGCGCCTGACCGAGGCACTCCATGCGCTCGGCACCCTGCACGCCGAGGACACCGGCACCGAGGACGCACTCACCGCCGGAGTCCTGGATGCGCTCGACGACGCCCTCGCCGACGAGCGCGAGACCAAGGTCGCCCTCGCGGGGACGGCCAACCTCGCCCGTAGCCCCAGCGACTTCCCGATGACGCTGGAGCCCGTCCTCGACGCACTGGAGCAGCACGTCGTGCTGCTGAAGCTCTTGGGCGTCGAGGCCGACCAGGACGAGGCGGGTGTCTCCGTGCGCATCGGCTCCGAGAACCCCGTGAGCGGCCTGCACACGACCTCGTTGGTCACCTCGGGCTACGGCTCGGGCGACGAGCAGGTCGGGACCGTCGGGGTGCTCGGACCGACGCGCATGGACTACCCGGCGACGATGGCGCAGGTGCGTGCCGTCGCCACCTATCTCTCGCGGATCATGGACGCCTGA
- the dnaJ gene encoding molecular chaperone DnaJ — protein MNDYYEDLGVSREASPEQIKRAYRKLARTLHPDVNPGEDAEEKFKRVSQAYDVLSDETKRRQYDMGGDPYGGAHDGFGAGFSFSDIMEQFFGAQAGGGRGPRSRRSRGQDGLVGLEIDLATAVFGGQEDLIIDTATACSACDGDGAQPGTGRRTCDTCAGRGEIQQVQRSFLGQVMTSRPCPTCQGFGEVIPNPCHECSGQGRVRTRRTMTVKIPAGVDSGTRIHLAGEGEVGPGGGPAGDLYVELRVAEHETFTRRGDDLHASVPVPMTAAALGVDMSFMTLDGEQEITIKRGTQPGDTIILPGLGVTHLRHEGRGDLIIHIDVRTPTRLDSEQEQLLRQLASVRDEEQPDGELDDVDDGFVGRLRSAFKR, from the coding sequence GTGAACGACTACTACGAGGACCTCGGCGTCAGCCGCGAGGCCAGCCCCGAGCAGATCAAGCGGGCCTACCGCAAGCTCGCCCGTACCCTGCACCCGGACGTGAACCCGGGGGAGGACGCCGAGGAGAAGTTCAAGCGCGTCTCCCAGGCGTATGACGTGCTCTCCGACGAGACCAAGCGTCGCCAGTACGACATGGGCGGCGACCCCTACGGCGGTGCGCACGACGGTTTCGGCGCGGGCTTCAGCTTCAGCGACATCATGGAGCAGTTCTTCGGCGCCCAGGCCGGGGGCGGCCGCGGGCCGCGCTCGCGCCGCTCGCGGGGGCAGGACGGCCTCGTTGGGCTCGAGATCGACCTGGCGACCGCCGTCTTCGGCGGCCAGGAGGACCTGATCATCGACACCGCCACCGCGTGCTCGGCGTGCGACGGCGACGGGGCGCAGCCGGGCACCGGCCGGCGCACCTGTGACACCTGTGCCGGCCGCGGCGAGATCCAGCAGGTGCAGCGATCCTTCCTCGGCCAGGTGATGACCAGCCGCCCGTGCCCGACCTGCCAGGGCTTCGGCGAGGTCATCCCCAACCCGTGCCACGAGTGCTCCGGCCAGGGCCGGGTTCGTACCCGCCGCACGATGACGGTCAAGATCCCTGCCGGCGTGGACTCCGGCACCCGCATCCACCTGGCCGGCGAAGGGGAGGTCGGTCCCGGCGGCGGTCCGGCCGGCGACCTCTACGTCGAGCTGCGGGTCGCCGAGCACGAGACCTTCACGCGTCGTGGCGATGACCTGCACGCGTCCGTGCCAGTGCCGATGACGGCGGCCGCGCTCGGTGTCGACATGAGCTTCATGACCCTGGACGGGGAGCAGGAGATCACCATCAAGCGGGGGACACAGCCCGGCGACACGATCATCCTGCCCGGTCTGGGCGTGACCCACCTGCGCCACGAGGGTCGCGGCGACCTGATCATCCACATCGATGTGCGCACTCCCACCCGGTTGGACAGCGAGCAGGAGCAACTCCTGCGCCAGCTGGCGAGCGTCCGCGACGAGGAGCAGCCCGACGGCGAGCTGGACGACGTCGACGATGGCTTCGTCGGGCGGCTGCGCTCGGCCTTCAAGCGGTGA
- a CDS encoding 16S rRNA (uracil(1498)-N(3))-methyltransferase, giving the protein MTAPLFLVDPGALDGLGVDDVVELTGSEAHHAATVMRLRVDEEVLVADRGGARVCTAAASVASDLVSLRVTRRMDEPAPSLRLVLVQSLAKDGRDEDAVEAATELGVDGVIPWQADRSIVRWKGAKVDKGRRKWVNVIERAAKQSRRGRWPGLGELVTTTGLAERCHAKGVTPFVLHEDATTPLAGVELPDAGEILLIVGPEGGISPHEMGLLTDAGARSVRLGPHVLRASTAGPAAVATISTRGRWGWA; this is encoded by the coding sequence GTGACCGCACCTCTCTTCCTCGTCGACCCCGGGGCCCTCGACGGCCTCGGGGTCGACGACGTCGTCGAGCTCACCGGCTCCGAGGCGCACCACGCCGCCACGGTGATGCGGCTGCGGGTCGACGAGGAGGTCCTCGTCGCCGATCGCGGTGGTGCCCGCGTGTGCACCGCCGCCGCATCCGTGGCCAGCGACCTCGTGTCCCTGCGCGTGACCCGCCGAATGGACGAGCCGGCGCCCTCCCTGCGCCTCGTGCTCGTCCAGTCACTGGCCAAGGACGGGCGCGACGAGGACGCCGTCGAGGCCGCCACCGAGCTCGGGGTCGACGGCGTCATCCCGTGGCAGGCGGACCGCTCGATCGTGCGGTGGAAGGGTGCCAAGGTCGACAAGGGCCGGCGCAAGTGGGTCAACGTCATCGAGCGCGCCGCCAAGCAATCCCGCCGCGGGCGGTGGCCCGGCCTCGGCGAGCTCGTCACGACGACCGGGCTCGCCGAGCGATGCCACGCGAAGGGGGTCACCCCCTTCGTCCTGCACGAGGACGCGACCACCCCGCTGGCGGGCGTCGAGCTGCCCGACGCCGGGGAGATCCTCCTCATCGTCGGGCCCGAAGGGGGTATCTCACCTCACGAGATGGGCCTTCTCACCGACGCCGGCGCGCGGTCGGTGCGGCTGGGGCCGCACGTCCTGCGGGCGTCCACCGCGGGGCCGGCGGCGGTTGCCACCATCAGCACCCGCGGTCGGTGGGGTTGGGCGTGA
- a CDS encoding PhoH family protein: protein MPRPDQPDLRALGPISDDPRREDSTSATLQQTIVLPDNVPMVNLLGPTDELLRTMERAFPRTEILVRGNEFRLRGPEHDLGVIDRLLDELMEIIEAGQPLNRDAVERSITMLRGQARERPADVLTTNIVSNRGRTIRPKTLGQKHYVDVIEDNTVIFGIGPAGTGKTYLAMAKAVAALQAKQVQRIILTRPAVEAGEKLGFLPGTLGDKIDPYLRPLYDALHDMLDPESIPRLMAAGTIEVAPLAFMRGRTLNDSFIILDEAQNTSPEQMKMFLTRLGFGSKMVVTGDTSQIDLPGGVQSGLKIVQRILADVDGVQFAHLDATDVVRHRLVGEIVNAYDRYDATKGQQ, encoded by the coding sequence ATGCCTCGACCAGACCAACCCGACCTGCGCGCCCTCGGCCCGATCTCCGACGACCCGCGACGTGAGGACTCCACGTCCGCGACGCTGCAGCAGACGATCGTGCTGCCCGACAACGTGCCCATGGTCAATCTCCTGGGGCCCACGGACGAGCTGCTGCGGACGATGGAGCGAGCCTTCCCCCGGACCGAGATCCTCGTGCGCGGCAACGAGTTCCGCCTGCGCGGGCCCGAGCACGACCTCGGGGTCATCGATCGTCTCCTCGACGAGCTGATGGAGATCATCGAGGCCGGGCAACCGCTGAACCGGGATGCCGTCGAGCGCTCGATCACCATGCTCCGCGGGCAGGCGCGCGAGCGCCCCGCCGACGTGCTGACGACCAACATCGTCTCCAACCGCGGCCGCACCATCCGCCCCAAGACACTGGGGCAGAAGCACTATGTCGATGTCATCGAGGACAACACGGTGATCTTCGGGATCGGTCCGGCCGGTACCGGCAAGACGTATCTGGCGATGGCCAAGGCCGTCGCGGCCCTGCAGGCCAAGCAGGTCCAGCGGATCATCCTCACCCGACCGGCCGTGGAGGCAGGGGAGAAACTCGGCTTCCTGCCCGGCACGCTGGGTGACAAGATCGACCCCTACCTGCGGCCGCTCTACGACGCCCTGCACGACATGCTCGACCCGGAGTCGATCCCGCGGCTCATGGCGGCCGGGACGATCGAAGTCGCCCCGCTGGCCTTCATGCGCGGGCGTACGTTGAACGACTCCTTCATCATCCTCGACGAGGCGCAGAACACCTCGCCCGAGCAGATGAAGATGTTCCTCACCCGACTGGGCTTCGGCTCCAAGATGGTCGTCACCGGCGACACCAGCCAGATCGACCTGCCGGGCGGCGTCCAGTCCGGTCTGAAGATCGTCCAGCGCATCCTCGCCGACGTCGACGGGGTGCAGTTCGCCCATCTCGATGCCACCGACGTCGTGCGGCACCGCCTCGTCGGGGAGATCGTCAACGCCTATGACCGGTACGACGCGACGAAGGGTCAGCAGTGA
- the ybeY gene encoding rRNA maturation RNase YbeY codes for MSIEVLNETDHEIDEGEFVAISRYVLSEMRVHPQAELCIRMVGEDTMTVLHEQWMDLPGPTDVMSFPMDELEPAGEGQEPEEGILGDIVLCPSVAMKQAAEAGHATIEEMLLLTTHGILHLLGYDHAEVDEEKEMFELQRQLLLTFLAQRGRETGA; via the coding sequence GTGAGCATCGAGGTCCTCAACGAGACCGACCATGAGATCGACGAGGGCGAGTTCGTCGCCATCTCCCGTTATGTCCTGTCCGAGATGCGGGTCCACCCACAGGCCGAGCTGTGCATCCGGATGGTCGGCGAGGACACGATGACCGTCCTGCACGAGCAGTGGATGGACCTGCCCGGACCGACCGACGTCATGAGCTTCCCGATGGACGAGCTCGAGCCCGCAGGTGAGGGCCAGGAGCCCGAGGAGGGCATCCTCGGCGACATCGTCCTGTGTCCCTCCGTCGCCATGAAGCAGGCCGCCGAGGCCGGTCACGCGACGATCGAGGAGATGCTGCTGCTGACCACGCACGGAATCCTCCACCTGCTGGGTTACGACCACGCGGAGGTCGATGAGGAGAAGGAGATGTTCGAGCTGCAGCGCCAGCTCCTGCTGACCTTCCTCGCGCAGCGGGGGAGGGAGACCGGGGCGTGA
- a CDS encoding CNNM domain-containing protein → MTGFIVGAVVSIVVAFVLTLIDAAIGSASRVAAEDAESEGRRGAKELRAILAESAGPISVIAFLRAIAEASAAVLIALVVVEQVERTWLALIISVAIMVVVTFVLVGVSPRTLGQLHSTAIALVAAPFVIWLRRILGPFARLLVTVSNAFTPGGGYRDGPFRSEAELRDLLDLAGENALIEDEERDMLHSVFELGDTLAHEVMVPRTDMITIESDKPARKGLNLFIRSGFSRVPVVGESSDDIVGLVYLKDVVRSLLADEGALERAVSTFMRPAPFVPESKPVDQLLREMQVDQTHAAIVVDEYGGTAGLVTIEDILEEIVGEIADEYDREGPGVEDLGDGRHRVPAAFGVDDLAELYDVDLQDEEVDTVAGLLGKVTGRVPISGAHCEVAGLSLTAEKMSGRRHRVATVIVERVAAPDADEMTDQEIGA, encoded by the coding sequence GTGACCGGTTTCATCGTCGGCGCCGTCGTCTCGATCGTCGTCGCCTTCGTCCTCACGCTCATCGACGCCGCCATCGGCTCCGCCTCCCGCGTCGCCGCCGAGGACGCCGAGAGCGAGGGCCGGCGCGGGGCCAAGGAACTGCGCGCCATCCTCGCCGAGAGCGCCGGACCGATCTCGGTCATCGCCTTCCTGCGGGCCATCGCCGAGGCCTCGGCCGCCGTGCTCATCGCGCTCGTCGTCGTCGAGCAGGTCGAGCGCACCTGGCTCGCGCTGATCATCTCCGTGGCGATCATGGTCGTGGTGACCTTCGTGCTCGTCGGTGTCTCGCCACGCACGCTGGGACAGCTGCACAGCACCGCGATCGCCCTGGTCGCGGCCCCCTTCGTCATCTGGCTCCGCCGTATCCTCGGGCCCTTCGCCCGGCTGCTGGTCACCGTCAGCAACGCCTTCACGCCCGGAGGTGGCTACCGGGACGGACCCTTCCGCTCGGAGGCCGAGCTGCGCGACCTGCTCGACCTCGCGGGAGAGAACGCGCTCATCGAGGACGAGGAGCGCGACATGCTCCACTCGGTCTTCGAGCTCGGTGACACGCTCGCCCACGAAGTGATGGTCCCGCGCACCGACATGATCACCATCGAGTCCGACAAGCCGGCGCGCAAGGGGCTCAACCTCTTCATCCGGTCCGGGTTCTCCCGGGTGCCGGTCGTCGGCGAGTCCAGCGACGACATCGTCGGGCTGGTCTACCTCAAGGACGTCGTGCGCTCCCTCCTGGCCGACGAGGGAGCACTGGAGCGGGCGGTCTCGACGTTCATGCGACCGGCCCCCTTCGTCCCCGAGAGCAAGCCGGTCGACCAGCTGCTGCGCGAGATGCAGGTCGACCAGACGCACGCCGCGATCGTCGTCGACGAGTACGGGGGAACCGCCGGTCTGGTGACGATCGAGGACATCCTCGAGGAGATCGTCGGTGAGATCGCCGACGAGTACGACCGCGAGGGGCCCGGCGTGGAGGACCTCGGGGACGGTCGCCACCGGGTCCCGGCCGCCTTCGGCGTGGACGACCTGGCCGAGCTCTACGACGTGGATCTTCAGGACGAGGAGGTCGACACCGTCGCAGGGCTGCTCGGGAAGGTCACCGGTCGGGTGCCGATCAGCGGTGCCCACTGCGAGGTGGCAGGGTTGTCGCTGACGGCTGAGAAGATGTCCGGACGACGGCACCGTGTCGCGACGGTCATCGTCGAGCGCGTCGCGGCGCCGGACGCGGACGAGATGACGGACCAGGAGATCGGGGCATGA
- the era gene encoding GTPase Era, protein MSVDGAQWKAGFAALVGRPNAGKSTLTNALVGDKVAITSSKPQTTRHTIRGIVTRPGEREQLILVDTPGLHKPRTLLGERLNDLVRETLLEVDVIGFCLPADQKIGPGDGFIAADLIELQRAKKVPVVAIATKADAVDKERMAEHLIAIDRLGDWAAIVPCSAVRGDQVEDVLTVLAEHLPPSPAPLYPEDAVTDEPQERMIAELVREAALEGVRDELPHSIAVLVEEIVPREGRPDDSPMLDVRVHVFVERDSQKAIIIGRGGSRLREVGTTARRGIEKILGQRVFLDLHVKVAKDWQRDPKQMQRLGF, encoded by the coding sequence ATGAGCGTGGACGGTGCGCAGTGGAAGGCAGGCTTTGCCGCTCTCGTCGGACGGCCCAACGCCGGCAAGTCGACGCTGACCAACGCCCTTGTCGGGGACAAGGTGGCGATCACCTCGAGCAAGCCACAGACGACCCGGCACACCATCCGCGGGATCGTCACGCGGCCCGGCGAGCGCGAGCAGCTGATCCTCGTCGACACCCCCGGGCTGCACAAGCCGCGCACGCTGCTGGGGGAGCGCCTGAACGACCTCGTCCGCGAGACGCTGCTCGAGGTCGACGTCATCGGCTTCTGCCTGCCGGCGGACCAGAAGATCGGCCCGGGTGACGGTTTCATCGCCGCCGACCTGATCGAGCTGCAGCGAGCGAAGAAGGTGCCGGTCGTGGCCATCGCGACCAAGGCGGACGCCGTGGACAAGGAGCGGATGGCCGAGCACCTCATCGCGATCGATCGGCTCGGGGACTGGGCGGCCATCGTGCCGTGCTCGGCCGTACGTGGTGACCAGGTCGAGGACGTCCTGACGGTACTCGCCGAGCACCTGCCCCCCTCGCCCGCACCGCTCTACCCCGAGGACGCCGTCACCGACGAGCCGCAGGAGCGGATGATCGCCGAGCTCGTGCGCGAGGCGGCGCTCGAGGGGGTGCGCGACGAGCTGCCGCACAGCATCGCGGTCCTCGTCGAGGAGATCGTGCCGCGCGAGGGGCGTCCGGACGACTCGCCGATGCTCGACGTGCGCGTCCACGTCTTCGTCGAGCGCGACAGCCAGAAGGCGATCATCATCGGTCGCGGCGGGTCGCGGCTGCGGGAGGTCGGGACGACGGCCCGACGGGGCATCGAGAAGATCCTCGGGCAGCGGGTCTTCCTGGACCTCCATGTCAAGGTCGCCAAGGACTGGCAGCGGGACCCGAAGCAGATGCAGCGTCTGGGTTTCTGA
- a CDS encoding aspartate-semialdehyde dehydrogenase, with amino-acid sequence MHIGIFGATGQVGSVMRELLEQRDFPVTSIRYFASARSAGSTLPWKEQEVTVEDTATADFSGLDIALFSNGGSSSKEYAPKVAAAGATVIDNSSAWRKDPQVPLVVSEVNAADIDELPKGIIANPNCTTMAAMPVLKPLHDEAGLTSLRVATYQAVSGSGGKGLDELDSQLRAGYASGDPKDLATDGEALTLPEPQVYDAHIGFNVVPVAGAVVDDGSLETDEEQKLRNESRRILHAPELRVAGTCVRVPVFTGHALAIHAEFDREITPEQATKVLEGAQNVVVTDVPNPLHAAGKDDVFVGRIRADQAAPEGKGLTLFVAGDNLRKGAALNAVQIAEAVVARKG; translated from the coding sequence ATGCACATCGGAATATTTGGTGCCACCGGCCAGGTCGGATCCGTCATGCGTGAGCTGCTCGAGCAGCGGGACTTCCCCGTCACCTCGATCCGCTACTTCGCCTCTGCACGCTCCGCCGGGTCGACCCTGCCGTGGAAGGAACAGGAGGTGACCGTCGAGGACACCGCCACCGCCGACTTCTCCGGACTGGACATCGCGCTGTTCTCCAACGGCGGCTCCTCCAGCAAGGAGTACGCGCCCAAGGTCGCGGCCGCAGGCGCGACCGTCATCGACAACTCCAGCGCCTGGCGCAAGGACCCGCAGGTCCCGCTCGTCGTCTCCGAGGTCAACGCCGCGGACATCGACGAGCTGCCCAAGGGGATCATCGCCAACCCGAACTGCACCACCATGGCCGCGATGCCGGTCCTGAAGCCGCTGCACGACGAGGCGGGGCTGACCTCCCTTCGTGTGGCGACGTACCAGGCCGTGTCCGGCTCCGGCGGCAAGGGCCTGGATGAGCTCGACAGCCAGCTGCGCGCCGGCTACGCCTCGGGCGACCCCAAGGATCTCGCCACCGACGGCGAGGCGCTGACCCTGCCCGAGCCGCAGGTCTACGACGCGCACATCGGCTTCAACGTCGTCCCGGTCGCGGGCGCGGTCGTCGACGACGGCAGCCTGGAGACCGACGAGGAGCAGAAGCTGCGCAACGAGTCGCGTCGCATCCTGCACGCGCCCGAGCTGCGGGTGGCCGGCACCTGTGTCCGCGTCCCGGTCTTCACCGGCCACGCGCTGGCGATCCACGCCGAGTTCGACCGGGAGATCACCCCGGAGCAGGCCACGAAGGTCCTCGAGGGCGCGCAGAACGTCGTCGTCACCGACGTGCCCAACCCGCTCCACGCCGCCGGCAAGGACGACGTCTTCGTCGGTCGCATCCGGGCCGACCAGGCCGCACCCGAGGGCAAGGGCCTGACGCTCTTCGTCGCCGGTGACAACCTGCGCAAGGGCGCCGCGCTCAACGCCGTCCAGATCGCCGAGGCGGTCGTCGCCCGCAAGGGCTGA
- the leuA gene encoding 2-isopropylmalate synthase: MIHPQQSTRMPIQKYIPFQDQISVELPDRTWPDQVMTRAPRWCAVDLRDGNQALIDPMDAERKLTMFQLLVKMGYKEIEVGFPSASETDFNFCRQLIDGGHIPDDVTIQVLTQCRDHLIEKTFDAIAGSKQAIVHFYNSTSIVQRRVVFNSDQDGIVDIALQGARLCKKLEETVADTTTVYYQYSPESYTGTELDFAARICNEVIDVIDPTPDHKMIINLPATVEMASPNVYADSIEWMSRHLDRRESIMLSLHPHNDRGEGVAAAELGYLAGADRIEGCLFGNGERTGNVDLVTLGMNLFSQGIDPQIDFSAIDAVRRTVEHCTQLPVHPRHPWGGDLVYTAFSGSHQDAISKGFIDMEARAKAAGTDIDGIDWGVPYLPIDPHDIGRDYEAVVRVNSQSGKGGVAYLLKSEVGLELPRRLQMEFSSVVQRKTDSGGGEMSGLALWDVFNDEYLHGEDTDGWGRYQPVRTTLTGEDDGLDRIEGHILDRGQEVEISGSGNGPIAAFLNALEPLGVDVRVLDYAEHALSAGGDARAASYVECAVGERVLWGVGLHDSIVKASLRAILSAVNRAERDAEVAEV, translated from the coding sequence ATGATCCACCCCCAGCAGTCCACCCGGATGCCGATCCAGAAGTACATCCCCTTCCAGGACCAGATCTCGGTCGAGCTGCCTGACCGCACCTGGCCGGACCAGGTCATGACCCGGGCGCCCCGCTGGTGCGCGGTCGACCTGCGCGACGGCAACCAGGCACTCATCGACCCGATGGATGCCGAGCGCAAGCTGACGATGTTCCAGCTCCTGGTCAAGATGGGCTACAAGGAGATCGAGGTCGGCTTCCCGAGCGCGAGCGAGACCGACTTCAACTTCTGCCGCCAGTTGATCGACGGGGGACACATCCCCGACGACGTGACGATCCAGGTGCTCACCCAGTGCCGGGACCACCTGATCGAGAAGACCTTCGATGCCATCGCCGGCAGCAAGCAGGCGATCGTCCACTTCTACAACTCGACGTCGATCGTCCAGCGTCGGGTCGTCTTCAACTCCGACCAGGACGGCATCGTCGACATCGCCCTGCAGGGCGCGCGGCTGTGCAAGAAGCTCGAGGAGACGGTCGCCGACACCACCACCGTCTACTACCAGTACTCTCCGGAGTCCTACACCGGTACCGAGCTCGACTTCGCCGCCCGCATCTGCAACGAGGTCATCGACGTCATCGACCCGACGCCGGACCACAAGATGATCATCAACCTTCCGGCGACCGTGGAGATGGCCAGCCCCAACGTCTACGCGGACTCCATCGAGTGGATGAGCCGCCACCTGGACCGGCGCGAGTCGATCATGCTCTCCCTGCACCCGCACAACGACCGTGGTGAGGGTGTCGCGGCCGCCGAGCTGGGGTACCTGGCCGGCGCCGACCGCATCGAGGGCTGCCTCTTCGGCAACGGAGAGCGCACCGGCAACGTCGACCTGGTGACCCTGGGCATGAACCTCTTCAGCCAGGGCATCGATCCGCAGATCGACTTCTCCGCCATTGACGCGGTCCGGCGCACTGTCGAGCACTGCACGCAGCTGCCGGTCCACCCGCGCCACCCGTGGGGTGGCGATCTGGTCTACACCGCCTTCTCCGGGTCCCACCAGGACGCGATCTCCAAGGGCTTCATCGACATGGAGGCCCGCGCCAAGGCGGCCGGGACCGACATCGACGGCATCGACTGGGGGGTGCCATACCTGCCGATCGACCCCCACGACATCGGGCGCGACTACGAGGCCGTCGTGCGCGTCAACAGCCAGTCCGGCAAGGGCGGCGTGGCCTACCTGCTGAAGTCCGAGGTCGGGCTGGAGCTGCCGCGACGCCTGCAGATGGAGTTCTCCTCCGTCGTCCAGCGCAAGACCGACAGCGGCGGTGGCGAGATGAGCGGGCTGGCGCTGTGGGACGTCTTCAACGACGAGTACCTGCACGGCGAGGACACGGACGGCTGGGGCCGCTACCAGCCGGTGCGCACCACGCTGACCGGTGAGGACGACGGTCTCGACCGGATCGAGGGGCACATCCTCGACCGCGGCCAGGAGGTCGAGATCTCCGGCAGCGGCAACGGTCCGATCGCGGCCTTCCTCAACGCGCTCGAGCCGCTGGGCGTCGACGTCCGTGTCCTCGACTACGCCGAGCACGCCCTGTCCGCCGGTGGCGACGCCCGGGCCGCCTCCTACGTCGAGTGCGCCGTGGGCGAACGGGTCCTCTGGGGTGTCGGCCTGCACGACTCGATCGTCAAGGCCTCGCTGCGCGCGATCCTCTCCGCGGTCAATCGCGCCGAGCGGGACGCCGAGGTCGCCGAGGTCTGA
- a CDS encoding alpha-ketoglutarate-dependent dioxygenase AlkB codes for MQALQSSLFDTADAPTLGDLQSRHRRYLDGSAWVDQVPGWACGADDVLETLLHEVPWRSERRTMYDSVVDVPRLTCFYSAGEALPHPMLVDMRERLTEHYAPELGEPFVTAGLCLYRDGSDSVAWHGDRIGRSRTADTMVAIVSLGSARHLTFRPRDGGRSQRLSLGHGDLAVMGGACQRTWDHSVPKTSAAVGPRISIQYRVAGVR; via the coding sequence ATGCAGGCGCTCCAGTCCTCGCTCTTCGACACCGCCGACGCCCCGACCCTCGGGGACCTGCAGTCGCGCCATCGTCGCTACCTCGACGGCAGCGCGTGGGTCGATCAGGTGCCCGGCTGGGCATGCGGCGCCGACGACGTCCTCGAGACGCTGCTGCACGAGGTGCCGTGGCGCTCCGAGCGGCGCACCATGTACGACTCGGTCGTCGACGTGCCGCGGCTGACCTGCTTCTACTCCGCGGGCGAGGCGCTGCCCCACCCGATGCTCGTGGACATGCGCGAGCGGCTGACCGAGCACTACGCGCCGGAGCTCGGCGAGCCCTTCGTCACCGCCGGACTGTGCCTCTACCGCGACGGCTCCGACTCGGTGGCCTGGCACGGGGACCGCATCGGCCGCAGTCGCACCGCCGACACCATGGTCGCGATCGTCTCGCTCGGCTCGGCCCGCCACCTGACCTTCCGACCCCGCGACGGTGGTCGCTCCCAGCGACTGTCACTCGGCCACGGTGACCTGGCCGTCATGGGTGGGGCCTGCCAGCGCACGTGGGACCACTCCGTTCCCAAGACGAGCGCCGCCGTCGGTCCACGTATCTCGATCCAGTACCGGGTCGCCGGGGTGCGGTGA